A stretch of Leisingera sp. S132 DNA encodes these proteins:
- a CDS encoding helix-turn-helix domain-containing protein, with product MSRLEPLTVPASRQTADSAALARFHDVEIILPQPDSPAAAQMICEVFRAANDLFPDSGYRTAVRNLASQMRTVPDGWKPQTVIFLGGISNRWPLNSGEKASLQRICRQAQRCLFAGSAIFLLPETGLNAAVETAVHANFAAAAEEEQMICAPAGTLTTTSGRISTAVSSFAALRLLAAFLRADRGAFIADAVCDYLGLAFGPASEQSKVSLQLRQTAGGDALVVKILDLMQQNLEEPLLIRDIAQQAGVSPRKLERRFQQKAQTSPLAAYRKLRIEKARQLLLHTTLPLAEIVAATGFGSRSSLTEWFKREYKTSPQAFRKQYYADRHPAGSLA from the coding sequence ATGTCCCGTCTCGAACCGCTGACCGTGCCAGCTTCCCGGCAAACCGCTGACAGCGCGGCACTGGCCCGCTTTCACGATGTCGAAATCATTCTGCCGCAGCCGGACTCGCCCGCTGCGGCCCAGATGATCTGCGAAGTTTTCCGCGCCGCCAACGATCTGTTCCCCGACAGCGGCTACCGAACCGCCGTGCGCAATCTGGCGTCGCAGATGCGCACTGTGCCGGACGGCTGGAAGCCGCAGACCGTCATTTTCCTCGGCGGCATCTCCAACCGCTGGCCACTGAACTCCGGCGAAAAAGCCAGCTTGCAGCGGATCTGCCGCCAGGCACAGCGATGCCTGTTTGCCGGCAGCGCCATTTTCCTCCTGCCGGAAACCGGCCTCAATGCCGCAGTCGAGACCGCGGTCCATGCAAACTTTGCTGCCGCTGCGGAAGAGGAGCAGATGATCTGCGCCCCCGCTGGCACCCTGACCACCACATCGGGCCGTATCAGCACCGCTGTCAGCAGCTTTGCCGCGCTGCGCCTGCTGGCCGCCTTCCTGCGCGCAGACCGCGGTGCCTTCATCGCGGATGCGGTCTGCGATTACCTGGGCCTCGCCTTCGGCCCCGCCTCGGAACAATCCAAGGTCTCCTTGCAGCTGCGCCAGACCGCTGGCGGCGATGCGCTGGTGGTCAAGATCCTTGACCTCATGCAGCAGAACCTGGAAGAGCCGCTGCTGATCCGCGACATCGCCCAGCAGGCCGGGGTTTCTCCGCGCAAACTGGAGCGCCGCTTCCAGCAGAAAGCGCAAACCAGCCCGCTGGCGGCCTACCGCAAGCTGCGCATTGAAAAGGCGCGCCAGCTCTTGCTGCACACCACGCTGCCGCTTGCCGAGATCGTCGCTGCTACCGGCTTCGGCTCACGCAGCAGCCTGACTGAGTGGTTCAAGCGCGAGTACAAGACCAGCCCGCAGGCCTTCCGTAAACAGTATTATGCGGACCGCCATCCGGCTGGCTCCCTGGCCTGA
- the gcvP gene encoding aminomethyl-transferring glycine dehydrogenase — MAFKLTDYEAYDFANRRHIGPSPTEMRDMLQVIGFKTLDELIDATVPPAIRQKEALDWGPAMTERDALFHMKQVASKNKVLTSLIGQGYYGTTTPAPILRNILENPAWYTAYTPYQPEISQGRLEALLNFQTMVSDLTGLDIANASLLDEATAAAEAMAMAHRGSRSKANNAAFFVDKNCHPQTVAVIQTRAEPLGIDVVVADPDELDPGAVFGAIFQYPGTYGHVRDFTKEIEAIHEHKGIAVVAADILALALLKSPGEMGADIAIGSTQRFGVPMGYGGPHAAYMATTDKLKRAMPGRIIGVSVDARGNKAYRLALQTREQHIRREKANSNVCTAQALLAVIASMYAVYHGPDGIKAIAQSVHRKTSRLAAGLEEHGFKVQPEVFFDTITVEVGPLQKTVMEAAVARGVNLRKIGDSHIGISLDEQTRPETIEAVWGAFGIEKKDDSVKNRAYRLPDYALRESEYLTHPIFHKNRAEAEITRYMRRLADRDLALDRAMIPLGSCTMKLNATIEMIPVTWPEFGNLHPFCPEDQAQGYHQMIADLNDKLCQITGYDAISQQPNSGAQGEYAGLLTIRNYHAANGQGHRNVCLIPTSAHGTNPATAQMVGYKVVPVRADEKGNIDVADFRAKAEEHSANLAACMITYPSTHGVFEETVQEVCQITHDHGGQVYIDGANMNAMVGLAQPGKIGGDVSHLNLHKTFCIPHGGGGPGMGPIGVKAHLAEHLPGHPEYGTAVGPVSAAPFGSPSILPVSWAYCLLMGGAGLTQATKVAILNANYIAARLKDAYKILYTSETGRVAHECILDTRPLDEEGHVTVDDIAKRLVDSGFHAPTMSWPVAGTLMVEPTESEPKDELDRFCDAMLSIRQEAQDIIDGKIDPQNNPLKHAPHTVRDLVGEWDRPYSREQACFPPGNLGVDKYWPVVNRVDNAYGDRHLVCTCPPMSDYEEE; from the coding sequence ATGGCCTTCAAACTTACCGATTACGAAGCCTATGACTTCGCCAACCGGCGCCATATCGGCCCGTCTCCGACCGAGATGCGGGATATGCTGCAGGTGATCGGCTTCAAAACCCTGGACGAGCTGATCGACGCCACCGTGCCGCCCGCCATCCGCCAGAAAGAGGCGCTGGACTGGGGTCCGGCAATGACCGAGCGCGACGCCCTCTTCCACATGAAGCAGGTGGCCTCCAAGAACAAGGTGCTGACCTCGCTGATCGGCCAGGGTTACTACGGCACCACCACCCCGGCGCCGATCCTGCGCAACATCCTGGAAAACCCGGCCTGGTACACTGCCTACACTCCCTACCAGCCGGAAATCTCCCAGGGCCGCCTCGAGGCGCTGCTGAACTTCCAGACCATGGTCAGCGACCTGACCGGCCTGGACATTGCCAACGCGTCGCTGCTGGACGAAGCCACCGCTGCTGCCGAAGCCATGGCAATGGCGCACCGCGGTTCGCGCTCCAAGGCAAACAACGCGGCCTTCTTCGTCGACAAGAACTGCCACCCGCAGACCGTCGCCGTGATCCAGACCCGCGCCGAGCCCTTGGGCATCGACGTTGTGGTTGCCGATCCGGACGAGCTGGACCCGGGCGCGGTCTTTGGCGCGATCTTCCAGTATCCCGGCACCTACGGCCATGTGCGTGATTTCACCAAGGAAATCGAAGCCATCCATGAGCACAAGGGCATCGCCGTTGTGGCCGCCGACATCCTGGCGCTGGCCCTGCTGAAATCGCCCGGCGAAATGGGCGCTGATATTGCCATCGGCTCCACCCAGCGTTTTGGTGTTCCGATGGGCTATGGCGGTCCGCACGCTGCCTATATGGCGACCACCGACAAGCTGAAGCGCGCCATGCCCGGCCGCATCATCGGCGTCTCCGTCGACGCCCGCGGCAACAAGGCCTACCGCCTGGCGCTGCAGACCCGAGAGCAGCACATCCGCCGCGAAAAGGCCAACTCCAACGTCTGTACCGCTCAGGCGCTGCTGGCTGTGATCGCGTCGATGTACGCGGTCTACCACGGCCCCGACGGTATCAAGGCAATTGCCCAGTCGGTGCACCGCAAGACCTCGCGTCTGGCCGCAGGTCTCGAGGAGCACGGCTTCAAGGTGCAGCCGGAAGTCTTCTTCGACACCATTACCGTTGAGGTCGGCCCGCTGCAAAAGACTGTCATGGAAGCAGCGGTTGCCCGCGGCGTGAACCTGCGCAAGATCGGCGACAGCCACATCGGCATCTCGCTGGACGAGCAGACCCGCCCGGAAACCATCGAAGCGGTCTGGGGTGCCTTCGGCATCGAGAAGAAAGACGACAGCGTCAAGAACCGCGCCTACCGCCTGCCCGACTATGCGCTGCGTGAAAGCGAATATCTGACCCACCCGATCTTCCACAAGAACCGGGCCGAGGCAGAGATCACCCGCTACATGCGCCGCCTGGCCGACCGCGACCTGGCGCTGGACCGTGCAATGATCCCGCTGGGGTCCTGCACCATGAAGCTGAACGCGACCATCGAAATGATCCCTGTCACCTGGCCGGAATTTGGCAACCTGCACCCCTTCTGCCCGGAAGACCAGGCGCAGGGCTACCATCAGATGATCGCCGATCTGAACGACAAGCTCTGCCAGATCACTGGCTATGACGCGATTTCCCAGCAGCCGAACTCCGGTGCGCAGGGCGAATACGCAGGTCTCCTGACCATCCGCAACTACCACGCGGCAAACGGTCAGGGCCACCGCAACGTCTGCCTGATCCCGACCTCCGCGCATGGCACCAACCCGGCCACCGCACAGATGGTTGGATACAAGGTGGTTCCGGTGCGCGCGGATGAAAAAGGCAACATTGATGTCGCCGACTTCCGCGCCAAGGCGGAAGAGCACTCCGCTAACCTGGCGGCCTGCATGATCACTTACCCGTCGACCCACGGCGTGTTCGAGGAAACCGTGCAGGAAGTCTGCCAGATCACCCATGATCACGGCGGCCAGGTCTATATCGACGGCGCCAACATGAACGCCATGGTTGGCCTGGCCCAGCCGGGCAAGATCGGCGGCGACGTTTCGCACCTGAACCTGCACAAGACCTTCTGCATTCCGCATGGCGGCGGCGGCCCCGGCATGGGTCCGATCGGCGTCAAGGCGCATCTGGCAGAGCACCTGCCAGGCCACCCGGAATACGGCACCGCCGTGGGTCCGGTTTCGGCGGCTCCGTTTGGTTCGCCCTCGATCCTGCCAGTCAGCTGGGCCTACTGCCTGCTGATGGGCGGCGCAGGCCTGACCCAGGCGACCAAGGTTGCGATCCTGAATGCCAACTACATCGCCGCCCGTCTCAAGGATGCCTACAAAATCCTCTACACCTCGGAAACGGGCCGTGTGGCACATGAATGCATCCTGGACACCCGCCCGCTGGACGAAGAAGGCCACGTCACCGTGGACGACATCGCCAAACGCCTGGTCGACTCGGGGTTCCATGCCCCGACCATGTCCTGGCCGGTGGCCGGCACGCTGATGGTGGAGCCGACCGAGTCCGAACCCAAGGACGAGCTGGACCGCTTCTGCGATGCCATGCTGTCGATCCGGCAGGAGGCGCAGGACATCATCGACGGCAAGATCGATCCCCAGAACAACCCGCTCAAGCACGCGCCGCACACGGTGCGCGACCTGGTCGGCGAATGGGACCGTCCCTACAGCCGCGAGCAGGCCTGCTTCCCGCCGGGCAACTTGGGTGTCGACAAGTACTGGCCGGTGGTGAACCGGGTGGACAACGCCTATGGCGACCGCCATCTGGTCTGCACCTGCCCGCCGATGTCTGACTACGAAGAAGAGTAA
- a CDS encoding ABC transporter permease: protein MKNFTFMRLSLWVYLAIFFAYLLGPLVIMSATAFNSPSFPRMTPWECLTFEWFSALFQDERILNGIWNSILVGAGTVVLSVAMGLAGALMLTQIWPKLRATYYTVIIAPILIPGVVLGISTLVFWDRINRMLGLGADSFLSNGLFLTIIGQSTFIASYCMLVLVARLQRYDIALTEAALDLGATHAQAFRKVLLPFMRPAIASAAVLAFLASFENYNTTTFTFGEYPTLTIELAQKVRYGITPAISALAFIIVVLTVFAALFNEASIRRKQLVAEARKKATVEELESGKLRLPGFLSSNAAAVALVVVACATVAVVGTATVYSPAQCIANVQEQKRLETEERIQELRRQRELRRQQQEEQGEAAPSQSTPSTGSGNNSGFGGVFAPGSLSGEDEAEPEAEQEPQGNNSGFGNVFDPGALSGDGEDSGSGN, encoded by the coding sequence ATGAAGAACTTTACCTTTATGCGACTGAGCCTTTGGGTCTACCTGGCGATCTTCTTTGCCTATCTGCTGGGGCCGCTGGTGATCATGTCGGCAACTGCCTTCAACTCACCTTCGTTCCCGCGGATGACCCCCTGGGAGTGCCTGACGTTTGAATGGTTCTCGGCCCTGTTCCAGGACGAACGGATTCTGAACGGTATCTGGAACTCAATCCTGGTGGGCGCAGGCACGGTTGTGCTGTCTGTTGCGATGGGTCTGGCGGGGGCGCTGATGCTCACCCAAATCTGGCCTAAGCTGAGGGCGACCTACTACACCGTCATCATTGCACCGATCCTGATTCCGGGTGTGGTGCTTGGTATCTCGACCCTGGTGTTCTGGGACCGGATCAACCGGATGCTGGGGCTTGGCGCCGACAGTTTCCTGTCGAACGGCTTGTTCCTGACCATCATCGGCCAGTCCACCTTTATCGCCAGCTACTGCATGCTGGTGCTGGTGGCGCGTCTGCAGCGCTATGACATCGCGCTGACAGAGGCGGCACTGGATCTGGGGGCCACCCATGCCCAGGCCTTCCGCAAGGTTTTGCTGCCGTTCATGCGGCCGGCCATTGCATCGGCTGCGGTGCTTGCCTTCCTCGCAAGCTTCGAGAACTACAACACCACCACCTTCACCTTCGGCGAATACCCGACGCTGACCATCGAGTTGGCGCAGAAGGTGCGTTACGGCATCACGCCCGCGATCTCGGCGCTGGCCTTCATCATCGTGGTGCTGACAGTGTTTGCGGCGCTCTTCAACGAGGCCAGCATCCGCCGTAAGCAGCTGGTGGCCGAAGCGCGCAAGAAGGCAACCGTGGAAGAGCTGGAAAGCGGCAAGCTGCGGCTGCCGGGTTTCCTCAGCTCCAATGCGGCGGCGGTGGCGCTGGTGGTTGTGGCCTGTGCAACGGTGGCGGTGGTCGGCACGGCAACGGTCTACAGCCCGGCGCAGTGCATTGCGAACGTGCAGGAGCAGAAACGCCTGGAGACCGAAGAACGTATCCAAGAGCTGCGCCGCCAGCGCGAACTGCGCCGCCAGCAGCAGGAAGAGCAAGGCGAAGCTGCCCCGTCCCAGTCCACACCATCCACTGGCTCCGGCAATAACTCCGGCTTCGGTGGTGTGTTTGCCCCGGGCAGCTTGTCGGGCGAAGACGAGGCAGAGCCTGAAGCAGAGCAGGAGCCGCAAGGAAACAACTCTGGCTTCGGTAATGTCTTCGATCCGGGCGCTTTGTCAGGCGACGGTGAGGACAGCGGTTCCGGCAACTGA
- the gcvH gene encoding glycine cleavage system protein GcvH, translating to MATYYSEEHEWITVEGDVATLGITQHAADQLGEVVFVEQREAGDEFEKGGEIGVIESVKAASEIYAPLDGEVIEVNEALADNPGALNESPEGDAWIYKIKLSDASQLEDLMDLDGYKALIG from the coding sequence ATGGCCACCTATTACTCAGAAGAGCATGAATGGATCACCGTCGAAGGTGACGTGGCAACCCTGGGCATCACCCAGCACGCCGCCGACCAGCTGGGCGAAGTTGTCTTCGTCGAGCAGCGTGAAGCGGGTGACGAGTTCGAAAAAGGCGGCGAGATCGGCGTCATCGAGTCGGTGAAGGCCGCCTCCGAGATCTATGCCCCGCTGGACGGCGAAGTGATCGAGGTGAACGAAGCCCTGGCCGACAACCCCGGCGCCCTGAACGAAAGCCCGGAAGGCGACGCTTGGATTTACAAGATCAAGCTGTCGGACGCGTCCCAGCTGGAAGATCTGATGGATCTGGACGGCTACAAAGCCCTGATCGGCTAA
- a CDS encoding sodium:alanine symporter family protein — MEALNSIVGAVNGVVWGPMMLVLILGVGFFLQVGLKFMPIRKLGMGFGLMFKGREATGEGQITPFNALMTALSATIGTGNIAGVATAVFLGGPGALFWMWMTALVGMATKYSEAVCAVKFRERDEEGNYVGGPMYYIKNGLGAKWAWLGVAFAVFGSIAAFGIGNGVQANGVAQVLETNFGLNTSVTGIVLMVLTGAVILGGITRIGAVAGKLVPFMAVSYIVAGLIVLVINADAIGTAFSLVFTHAFTPSAAEGGFAGAAVWAAIRFGVARGVFSNEAGLGSAPIAHAAAETKGPVNQGLIAMLGTFIDTIIVCSITGLAIIASGAWTSGESGAALTSLAFETSLPGIGGYLIAIALSIFAFTTILGWSYYGEKCMEFLFGVKVMLPYRILWIIAIYFGATADLGFIWLLADTLNAMMAIPNLIALALLSPIVFKVTKEFFATGGKSEETGQAAE; from the coding sequence ATGGAAGCGTTAAATTCAATCGTAGGAGCCGTAAACGGCGTGGTTTGGGGACCGATGATGCTGGTCCTCATTCTCGGCGTCGGCTTTTTCCTTCAGGTCGGCCTGAAGTTCATGCCGATCCGGAAACTGGGCATGGGCTTCGGCCTGATGTTCAAGGGCCGTGAAGCGACCGGCGAAGGTCAGATCACCCCGTTCAACGCGCTGATGACTGCGCTGTCGGCCACCATTGGCACCGGCAACATTGCAGGCGTCGCCACCGCCGTTTTCCTCGGCGGCCCCGGCGCGCTGTTCTGGATGTGGATGACCGCACTGGTCGGCATGGCCACCAAATATTCCGAGGCCGTCTGCGCCGTGAAATTCCGCGAGCGTGACGAAGAAGGCAATTATGTCGGCGGCCCGATGTACTACATTAAGAACGGCCTCGGCGCGAAATGGGCCTGGCTGGGCGTTGCCTTTGCCGTGTTCGGCTCCATCGCGGCCTTCGGTATCGGAAACGGTGTGCAGGCAAACGGCGTTGCACAAGTCCTGGAAACCAACTTCGGGCTTAACACGTCCGTCACCGGCATCGTGCTGATGGTGCTGACCGGCGCTGTGATCCTCGGCGGCATCACCCGCATCGGCGCGGTGGCAGGCAAGCTGGTTCCGTTCATGGCCGTTAGCTACATCGTCGCCGGCCTGATCGTGCTTGTCATCAACGCAGACGCCATCGGCACCGCGTTCAGCCTGGTGTTCACCCATGCCTTCACCCCCTCCGCAGCCGAAGGCGGCTTTGCCGGTGCGGCAGTTTGGGCAGCGATCCGCTTTGGTGTGGCCCGCGGTGTGTTCTCCAACGAAGCGGGCCTGGGTTCCGCTCCGATCGCGCACGCTGCAGCTGAGACCAAAGGTCCGGTCAACCAGGGCCTGATCGCAATGCTGGGCACCTTCATCGACACCATCATCGTCTGCTCGATCACCGGTCTGGCAATCATCGCCTCCGGCGCCTGGACTTCGGGTGAATCCGGTGCGGCGCTGACCTCGCTGGCATTCGAGACCTCGCTGCCGGGCATCGGCGGCTACCTGATCGCCATCGCGCTGTCGATCTTTGCCTTCACCACCATCCTGGGTTGGTCCTATTATGGCGAGAAGTGCATGGAGTTCCTGTTCGGTGTTAAGGTCATGCTGCCCTACCGCATCCTGTGGATCATCGCGATCTACTTCGGCGCCACCGCCGACCTGGGCTTCATCTGGCTGCTGGCTGACACGCTGAACGCGATGATGGCCATCCCGAACCTGATCGCCCTGGCCCTGCTGAGCCCGATCGTCTTCAAAGTGACGAAAGAGTTCTTTGCCACCGGCGGGAAATCGGAAGAAACCGGCCAGGCTGCTGAATAA
- a CDS encoding ABC transporter ATP-binding protein, whose product MSAGVGVDLENLWIRFGDFVAVRDANVNINGGDFFSFLGPSGCGKTTILRAVSGFLEPSDGRVLIGGNDMKGIGPNKRPTALIFQNLALFPLMKIWENITFSMEIRGASAKERRKRADELLDMIALPGQGDKLPSELSGGQRQRVAIARALCAEPDVLLLDEPLSALDLKLRQHMRTELREIQQRVGITFIYITHDQGEALTMSDNIAVMKAGVIDQIADGKTIYNDPSTAFCASFVGENNVFRGKVKRIMGNEALISTNRSGDLVARISTANQGKMKEGDAAMMFIRPEAFALAPKGATGDHFVTAKVNHEEFEGNAFNIFMQGDGGKELKVSIPNLGQSFDDHTGQNITLEYETKNAVCVPAGELAAE is encoded by the coding sequence ATGAGTGCTGGGGTCGGCGTTGATCTCGAGAATCTTTGGATCCGCTTCGGTGACTTTGTCGCCGTGCGTGATGCCAATGTGAACATCAATGGGGGGGATTTCTTTTCCTTCCTGGGGCCTTCGGGCTGCGGCAAGACGACGATCCTGCGCGCCGTCTCGGGCTTTCTGGAGCCAAGCGACGGGCGCGTGCTGATTGGCGGAAACGACATGAAGGGGATCGGGCCGAACAAGCGCCCGACCGCGCTGATCTTCCAGAACCTGGCGCTGTTCCCGCTGATGAAGATCTGGGAAAACATCACGTTTTCGATGGAAATCAGGGGCGCCTCCGCCAAGGAACGCCGCAAACGCGCGGATGAGCTCCTGGACATGATCGCGCTGCCTGGGCAGGGCGACAAGCTGCCCAGCGAACTGTCGGGCGGCCAGCGCCAGCGGGTCGCGATTGCGCGCGCCCTTTGCGCGGAACCTGATGTGCTCCTGCTGGATGAGCCGTTGTCGGCGCTGGACCTGAAACTGCGCCAGCACATGCGCACCGAACTTCGGGAAATTCAGCAGCGGGTTGGCATCACCTTCATCTACATCACGCACGACCAGGGCGAGGCGCTGACCATGTCCGACAATATAGCGGTGATGAAGGCGGGGGTGATAGACCAGATCGCCGATGGAAAGACCATCTACAACGATCCCTCGACCGCCTTCTGCGCGTCATTCGTGGGCGAAAACAACGTCTTCCGCGGTAAGGTCAAGCGCATCATGGGCAATGAGGCACTGATTTCCACCAACCGCTCAGGCGACCTGGTGGCGCGGATTTCCACTGCCAATCAAGGCAAGATGAAGGAAGGCGACGCCGCCATGATGTTCATCCGCCCCGAAGCCTTTGCGCTGGCGCCCAAAGGAGCCACGGGCGACCACTTTGTGACTGCAAAGGTCAACCATGAGGAGTTCGAGGGCAATGCCTTCAACATCTTCATGCAGGGCGACGGCGGCAAGGAGCTGAAGGTCTCGATCCCCAACCTGGGCCAGTCGTTCGATGACCACACCGGCCAGAACATCACCCTGGAATATGAGACGAAAAACGCCGTCTGTGTTCCTGCCGGTGAACTGGCCGCGGAATAA
- the gcvT gene encoding glycine cleavage system aminomethyltransferase GcvT: MTDAPKRTPLYDLHVELGGKMVDFAGWEMPVQYPMGIMGEHKQCREKAALFDVSHMGQVILRGDNVGEKLETLCPQAYAGLKEGKARYGFFTNEDGGIMDDLIVSNAGDHYFVVVNAALRHQDIPHMQANLDGVEVTEIFDRALVAVQGPKAEDVVGELCPAARELKFMETAIAEIGGVECRISRLGYTGEDGYEISIPEADAIRVSKLFLAHDDCEPAGLGARDSLRLEAGLCLYGNDIDQSTSPIEASLSWAIQKRRKEEGGFPGAARIQKELTEGAAKKLVGIKPEGRAPARQGVEIHSESGDTLGAITSGSFGPTVGGPVAMGYVAADQSAAGTKVNLIIRGKAQPAEIVALPFVTQNYKR; encoded by the coding sequence ATGACCGACGCACCCAAACGCACCCCGCTTTATGACCTGCACGTCGAGCTTGGCGGCAAGATGGTCGATTTCGCCGGCTGGGAAATGCCGGTCCAGTATCCCATGGGCATCATGGGCGAGCACAAGCAGTGCCGCGAAAAGGCCGCGCTGTTCGATGTCTCCCACATGGGCCAGGTGATCCTGCGCGGCGACAACGTGGGCGAGAAGCTGGAAACGCTCTGCCCGCAGGCCTATGCCGGTCTGAAAGAAGGCAAGGCGCGCTACGGCTTCTTCACCAACGAAGATGGCGGCATCATGGACGACCTGATCGTCTCCAACGCCGGCGACCACTACTTTGTCGTGGTGAACGCCGCCCTGCGCCACCAGGACATTCCGCACATGCAGGCCAACCTGGACGGCGTAGAAGTGACTGAGATCTTCGACCGCGCGCTGGTTGCCGTACAAGGCCCCAAAGCCGAGGACGTTGTGGGCGAGCTGTGCCCCGCCGCTCGTGAGCTGAAGTTCATGGAAACCGCCATTGCCGAGATCGGCGGCGTCGAATGCCGCATCTCGCGCCTGGGCTACACCGGCGAGGACGGCTACGAAATCTCGATCCCGGAAGCAGACGCGATCCGCGTGTCCAAACTGTTCCTGGCCCATGATGACTGCGAACCCGCAGGCCTGGGCGCCCGCGACAGCCTGCGGCTGGAAGCCGGCCTCTGCCTCTATGGCAACGACATCGACCAGTCGACCTCGCCGATCGAAGCGTCTCTGTCCTGGGCAATCCAGAAGCGCCGCAAGGAAGAGGGCGGCTTCCCCGGGGCGGCCCGCATCCAGAAAGAACTGACTGAGGGCGCCGCCAAGAAACTGGTCGGCATTAAGCCCGAGGGCCGCGCTCCCGCCCGCCAGGGCGTGGAAATCCATAGCGAAAGCGGCGATACTCTGGGCGCCATCACCTCTGGCAGCTTCGGACCCACTGTCGGCGGCCCGGTTGCCATGGGCTACGTTGCGGCAGATCAAAGCGCCGCAGGCACCAAGGTGAACCTCATCATCCGCGGCAAGGCGCAGCCGGCAGAAATCGTCGCCCTGCCCTTCGTTACTCAGAACTACAAACGCTAA
- a CDS encoding ABC transporter permease gives MPSFLREFFKRNGVGMGSLMLGLVLFWTIGLIILPQLSMLDFSFRPNLPPPEIGGPRDVYTLENYKYLIYGPEGGSQDYNAVDLKVFFRTLVAAVCVTIFNLILCYPIAYYLAQTKGNHIRIFALMLIIPYWINEILRAFALRIIFGETGVLNSLLVGSGIFDTPFDFIRNDIALYAGLGYAYILLMIFPIYNVIESLDRNQIEAARDMGASWPMIHRRVVIPYAKPGISSGCTMVFMLSAGALAAPQILGGPSSLWFTQLIYQQFNDNSDWPQGAAYAVVLLVTCILLVLAVMRLFKVNMGDIGK, from the coding sequence ATGCCAAGCTTCCTGAGGGAGTTTTTCAAACGCAACGGCGTCGGCATGGGCAGTCTGATGCTGGGCCTGGTCCTGTTCTGGACCATCGGCCTTATCATCCTGCCGCAGCTGTCGATGCTCGACTTCTCGTTCCGTCCCAACCTGCCGCCGCCGGAGATCGGCGGGCCCAGGGACGTCTATACGCTGGAGAACTACAAATACCTGATCTACGGCCCCGAAGGCGGCAGCCAGGACTACAACGCGGTCGACCTCAAGGTTTTCTTCCGCACCCTGGTGGCGGCGGTCTGCGTCACCATCTTCAACCTGATCCTGTGCTATCCGATCGCCTACTACCTGGCCCAGACCAAGGGCAATCACATCCGCATCTTTGCGCTGATGCTGATCATCCCTTACTGGATCAACGAGATCCTGCGCGCCTTTGCGCTGCGCATCATCTTTGGTGAGACCGGGGTGCTGAACAGCCTGCTGGTGGGCAGCGGAATTTTTGACACGCCCTTCGACTTCATTCGCAATGACATCGCGCTGTATGCGGGCCTGGGTTATGCCTACATCCTGTTGATGATCTTCCCGATCTACAACGTGATAGAGAGCCTCGACCGCAACCAGATAGAGGCCGCGCGCGACATGGGCGCAAGCTGGCCGATGATCCACCGAAGGGTTGTCATTCCCTATGCCAAGCCGGGGATATCTTCGGGCTGTACCATGGTGTTCATGCTGTCGGCCGGTGCACTGGCAGCACCGCAGATCCTGGGCGGGCCATCGTCCCTGTGGTTCACGCAGCTCATATACCAGCAGTTCAATGACAACTCCGACTGGCCGCAGGGTGCCGCGTATGCGGTGGTTCTGCTGGTCACCTGTATCCTGCTTGTTCTGGCGGTCATGCGCTTGTTCAAGGTGAACATGGGGGATATCGGCAAATGA